Proteins encoded by one window of Pseudochaenichthys georgianus chromosome 9, fPseGeo1.2, whole genome shotgun sequence:
- the mier3b gene encoding mesoderm induction early response protein 3 isoform X1 yields the protein MAEASLGSSSPVGSLSSEDHDFDPTAEMLVHEYDDERTLEEEESQEGGRNFSSEIADLEKEGNMPLEELLAIYRYEASAGSSIDSSSGDLTDELPDMTLDKEEIAKDLLSGDYEEETQSSADDLTPSVTSHEATDFFPRTLRSNAIFDGDKESECDEDGPSPEDSRKEIMVGPQYQAEVPSGLCHYKDGEKVYEDEDELLWRPGILAENKVRTFLSDVLSRTSDEKMGCDKPWMHVRDSEQALFELVKVNYNTREALERHCSRVKSSKEKSPPWSEEECKNFEHALQMYDKNFHLIQKHKVATRTVAECVAFYYMWKKSERFDFFVQQNRFGKKKYSSYPGVTDLMDRLVDEAEGLAVDSSSSVCSGAGGGGRMESTTDQQLSLLNSITASDLTALSNTVATVCNPAEVGCMDSYSFPPLESLHRGSLNHDESIGFPSNGADPDCLNMLDAGFYHSDCERPSKRLKMALPDSFINDVSVGNLGVDFETRRTTTHHHRITGAKMAVSVTDFGSLAGSGEPNGFLGAHARHHTQHSAALQSE from the exons ATGGCGGAG GCTTCCCTAGGGAGTTCAAGTCCAG TTGGCTCTTTATCGTCAGAGGACCATGACTTTGATCCAACAGCAGAAATGTTAGTTCATGAGTATGATGACGAGAGGACTCTGGAGGAGGAAGAGTctcaggagggagggaggaattTCAGCTCAGAGATTGCAGATCTTGAAAAG GAGGGGAACATGCCTTTGGAGGAACTGTTGGCTATCTATCGCTATGAGGCCTCTGCGGGCTCCAGTATAGACAGCTCGTCTGGAGACCTCACTGATGAGCTGCCTGACATGACTCTAGATAAG GAGGAAATAGCTAAAGACCTGCTGTCCGGGGACTATGAGGAGGAGACCCAGTCCTCAGCTGACGATTTGACCCCCTCGGTCACCTCCCATGAGGCGACCGATTTCTTCCCAAGAACACTCAGAT CCAATGCAATCTTTGATGGTGATAAAGAGTCAGAGTGTGATGAAGATGGCCCAAGTCCAGAGGACTCCAGAAAG GAAATAATGGTGGGACCGCAGTACCAAGCAGAGGTTCCTTCTGGCCTCTGTCACtacaaagatggagagaaag TTTATGAGGATGAAGACGAGTTATTGTGGAGGCCAGGTATATTGGCAGAAAACAAGGTTAGGACTTTCCTGTCAGACGTTTTGTCACGGACGTCAGATGAAAAGATGGGATGTGACAAACCATGGATGCATGTTCGAGATAGTGAGCAG GCTTTGTTTGAGCTTGTCAAGGTCAACTACAACACTCGCGAAGCACTAGAGAGACACTGCAGCCGTGTAAAGTCCTCAAAAG AAAAATCCCCTCCATGGTCAGAAGAGGAATGCAAAAACTTTGAGCACGCACTACAGATGTATGACAAGAACTTTCACCTTATACAGAAACACAAA GTCGCAACACGAACCGTAGCTGAATGTGTGGCGTTTTACTACATGTGGAAGAAGTCGGAGCgctttgacttctttgtgcagcaGAATCGGTTTGGGAAGAAAAAGTACAGCAGCTATCCCGGCGTCAC AGACCTGATGGACCGGCTGGTGGACGAGGCGGAGGGTCTGGCCGTGGACAGTTCCTCCTCGGTGTGTTCAGGAGCCGGTGGAGGAGGAAGGATGGAGAGCACCACCGACCAGCAGCTCAGCCTCCTCAACTCCATCACCGCCAGCGACCTCACAG CGTTGAGCAACACTGTAGCCACAGTGTGTAACCCAGCGGAGGTGGGCTGCATGGACTCCTACAGCTTCCCTCCACTGGAGAGTCTCCATCGTGGGTCCCTCAACCACGACGAATCCATCGGGTTCCCTTCCAACGGTGCAGACCCAGACTGCCTCAACATGTTGGACGCTGGCTTCTACCACTCGGACTGCGAGCGGCCCTCCAAGAGACTCAAGATGGCCCTGCCTGACTCCTTTATCAATGACGTGTCTGTGGGTAACCTTGGTGTGGACTTCGAGACGCGGCGGACAACAACACACCACCATCGAATCACCGGCGCGAAAATGGCAGTGTCCGTCACAGACTTTGGGAGCTTGGCTGGGAGCGGCGAGCCCAACGGCTTTCTGGGAGCACACGCACGGCACCACACACAGCACAGCGCAGCACTTCAGTCAGAGTGA
- the mier3b gene encoding mesoderm induction early response protein 3 isoform X2 produces MLVHEYDDERTLEEEESQEGGRNFSSEIADLEKEGNMPLEELLAIYRYEASAGSSIDSSSGDLTDELPDMTLDKEEIAKDLLSGDYEEETQSSADDLTPSVTSHEATDFFPRTLRSNAIFDGDKESECDEDGPSPEDSRKEIMVGPQYQAEVPSGLCHYKDGEKVYEDEDELLWRPGILAENKVRTFLSDVLSRTSDEKMGCDKPWMHVRDSEQALFELVKVNYNTREALERHCSRVKSSKEKSPPWSEEECKNFEHALQMYDKNFHLIQKHKVATRTVAECVAFYYMWKKSERFDFFVQQNRFGKKKYSSYPGVTDLMDRLVDEAEGLAVDSSSSVCSGAGGGGRMESTTDQQLSLLNSITASDLTALSNTVATVCNPAEVGCMDSYSFPPLESLHRGSLNHDESIGFPSNGADPDCLNMLDAGFYHSDCERPSKRLKMALPDSFINDVSVGNLGVDFETRRTTTHHHRITGAKMAVSVTDFGSLAGSGEPNGFLGAHARHHTQHSAALQSE; encoded by the exons ATGTTAGTTCATGAGTATGATGACGAGAGGACTCTGGAGGAGGAAGAGTctcaggagggagggaggaattTCAGCTCAGAGATTGCAGATCTTGAAAAG GAGGGGAACATGCCTTTGGAGGAACTGTTGGCTATCTATCGCTATGAGGCCTCTGCGGGCTCCAGTATAGACAGCTCGTCTGGAGACCTCACTGATGAGCTGCCTGACATGACTCTAGATAAG GAGGAAATAGCTAAAGACCTGCTGTCCGGGGACTATGAGGAGGAGACCCAGTCCTCAGCTGACGATTTGACCCCCTCGGTCACCTCCCATGAGGCGACCGATTTCTTCCCAAGAACACTCAGAT CCAATGCAATCTTTGATGGTGATAAAGAGTCAGAGTGTGATGAAGATGGCCCAAGTCCAGAGGACTCCAGAAAG GAAATAATGGTGGGACCGCAGTACCAAGCAGAGGTTCCTTCTGGCCTCTGTCACtacaaagatggagagaaag TTTATGAGGATGAAGACGAGTTATTGTGGAGGCCAGGTATATTGGCAGAAAACAAGGTTAGGACTTTCCTGTCAGACGTTTTGTCACGGACGTCAGATGAAAAGATGGGATGTGACAAACCATGGATGCATGTTCGAGATAGTGAGCAG GCTTTGTTTGAGCTTGTCAAGGTCAACTACAACACTCGCGAAGCACTAGAGAGACACTGCAGCCGTGTAAAGTCCTCAAAAG AAAAATCCCCTCCATGGTCAGAAGAGGAATGCAAAAACTTTGAGCACGCACTACAGATGTATGACAAGAACTTTCACCTTATACAGAAACACAAA GTCGCAACACGAACCGTAGCTGAATGTGTGGCGTTTTACTACATGTGGAAGAAGTCGGAGCgctttgacttctttgtgcagcaGAATCGGTTTGGGAAGAAAAAGTACAGCAGCTATCCCGGCGTCAC AGACCTGATGGACCGGCTGGTGGACGAGGCGGAGGGTCTGGCCGTGGACAGTTCCTCCTCGGTGTGTTCAGGAGCCGGTGGAGGAGGAAGGATGGAGAGCACCACCGACCAGCAGCTCAGCCTCCTCAACTCCATCACCGCCAGCGACCTCACAG CGTTGAGCAACACTGTAGCCACAGTGTGTAACCCAGCGGAGGTGGGCTGCATGGACTCCTACAGCTTCCCTCCACTGGAGAGTCTCCATCGTGGGTCCCTCAACCACGACGAATCCATCGGGTTCCCTTCCAACGGTGCAGACCCAGACTGCCTCAACATGTTGGACGCTGGCTTCTACCACTCGGACTGCGAGCGGCCCTCCAAGAGACTCAAGATGGCCCTGCCTGACTCCTTTATCAATGACGTGTCTGTGGGTAACCTTGGTGTGGACTTCGAGACGCGGCGGACAACAACACACCACCATCGAATCACCGGCGCGAAAATGGCAGTGTCCGTCACAGACTTTGGGAGCTTGGCTGGGAGCGGCGAGCCCAACGGCTTTCTGGGAGCACACGCACGGCACCACACACAGCACAGCGCAGCACTTCAGTCAGAGTGA
- the elac1 gene encoding zinc phosphodiesterase ELAC protein 1 — protein MTMDMTFLGTGSAYPSPHRGASALVLRSEGDCWLFDCGEGTQTQLMKSQLRASRITKVFISHLHGDHLFGLPGLLCTVSLNTNPEQQNLNCVDIYGPRGLRHFLRVTLGLTGSQLLFPYAVHELEPTAEQSPEEGQLSLEMTAESGPLHPQEQPGRTISLDVSTDSYFLFEDKKFVVKAFRLFHRIPSFGFCIQEHGRPGRLKTELLKELGVKPGPHYGRLKAGEAVTMENGRVILPQEVLERDIPGRKVCIFGDCSSVLGDGALMLCKGADILVHEATLGDEHREKAVDHGHSTPGMAAAVARACCVQRLVLYHFSQRYKPCSLQKEGDEDEVSELKRQAEDALQDTGVEVTLAEDFLTIPIPVRRPSEHHLFLN, from the exons ATGACCATGGACATGACGTTCCTCGGGACGGGCTCGGCCTACCCCTCCCCTCACCGCGGGGCCTCGGCTCTGGTGCTGCGGTCAGAGGGGGACTGCTGGCTGTTTGACTGCGGGGAGGGGACGCAGACCCAGCTGATGAAGAGCCAGCTCCGAGCCA GTCGGATCACCAAGGTTTTCATCTCCCACCTGCACGGGGACCACCTGTTCGGTCTGCCTGGTCTCCTTTGCACTGTGAGCCTCAACACCAACCCCGAGCAGCAAAACCTGAACTGTGTGGACATCTACGGGCCCCGGGGCCTCCGGCACTTTTTAAGGGTGACACTGGGACTCACAGGATCACAGCTGCTTTTCCCTTATGCAG TACATGAGCTGGAGCCCACAGCTGAGCAGAGTCCAGAGGAGGGACAGCTCAGCCTGGAG ATGACAGCGGAGAGCGGTCCTCTGCACCCACAGGAGCAGCCGGGCAGGACCATCTCGCTGGATGTCTCCACTGACTCGTACTTCCTCTTTGAAGACAAGAAGTTTGTGGTCAAGGCCTTCAGGTTGTTCCACCGCATCCCCTCCTTTGGTTTTTGCATTCAGGAGCATGGTCGACCGGGAAGACTGAAGACGGAACTCCTAAAGGAACTAG GAGTGAAGCCAGGGCCTCATTATGGGCGTCTGAAAGCTGGTGAGGCTGTAACCATGGAGAACGGGCGTGTCATTCTGCCTCAAGAGGTGCTGGAAAGAGACATTCCTGGGAGGAAAGTTTGCATTTTCGGAGACTGCAGCTCTGTGCTTGGTGACGGAGCACTGATGTTGTGTAAGGGAGCAGACATTCTGGTCCACGAGGCCACGCTCGGGGACGAGCACCGAGAGAAGGCCGTGGACCACGGACACAGTACTCCTGGGATGGCAGCAGCAGTGGCTCGGGCGTGCTGTGTGCAGAGGCTGGTGCTGTACCACTTCAGCCAGAGGTACAAACCCTGCTCTCTGCAGAAGGAAGGGGACGAGGACGAAGTCTCAGAGCTCAAGAGACAGGCGGAAGACGCTCTACAGGACACTGGTGTGGAAGTGACCCTGGCTGAGGACTTTCTTACTATTCCCATTCCTGTCAGAAGACCATCAGAACACCATTTGTTTCTCAATTAG
- the me2 gene encoding NAD-dependent malic enzyme, mitochondrial — protein sequence MLSRLKTTWSLRPCVSVCRWAHTKDKGKPLMLNPRTNKGMAFTLQERQILGIHGLLPPKVETQDIQAMRFQNNLKNMTDPLQKYIYLMGIQERNERLFYRVLMEDIEELMPIVYTPTVGLACTHYGHIFRRPKGLFISIRDKGHIRSILDNWPETDVAAVVVTDGERILGLGDLGVYGMGIPVGKLCLYTACAGIRPERCLPVAIDVGTNNKTLLKDPLYMGLYQERDNSQVYDDLIDEFMEAVVDKYGQGTLIQFEDFGNHNAFRFLRKYREKYCTFNDDIQGTAAVALAGLLAAQRAIGKPITEHRVLFLGAGEAALGIANLIVMAMMEKGMSQTEARNKIWLFDKHGLLVKGRQEETDTNQEAFLHDSPGSVQSFLDAVNTIKPTAIIGVSGAGRLFTHDVLKAMGTMNNRPIIFALSNPTTKAECTAEDAYTLTDGRCLFASGSPFGPVTLSDGRVITPGQGNNAYIFPGVALAVILSGVRHISDTVFLEAAKTLAEQLTDEELAEGRLYPPLSNIREVSLQMAVKVVEFVYAKGMAFSYPEPVDKESFVRDTVWDTDYDSFLPDTYEWPGVSYSPKTDEK from the exons GGCATGGCCTTCACTCTCCAGGAGCGACAGATTTTGGGGATACATGGTCTGCTGCCTCCCAAAGTGGAGACTCAGGACATTCAGGCCATGCGCTTTCAGAATAATCTCAAGAACATGACTGATCCCCTGCAGAA GTACATCTACTTGATGGGCATCCAGGAAAGGAATGAGAGGCTTTTCTACAGGGTGCTGATGGAAGACATCGAGGAACTGATGCCAATAGTTTACACTCCCACTGTAGGCCTGGCCTGCACACATTATGGACACATCTTCAGACGACCCAA AGGTTTGTTTATCTCCATTCGGGACAAAGGACACATTCGTTCCATCCTAGACAATTGGCCAGAGACTGATGTTGCA GCGGTAGTGGTTACTGATGGAGAGCGTATTTTAGGACTAGGGGACCTGGGTGTTTATGGAATGGGCATCCCAGTTGGAAAACTCTGCCTGTACACAGCCTGCGCCGGCATTAGACCTGAGCGATGTCTGCCTGTGGCCATAGACGTTGGCACCAACAATAAG ACTCTCCTCAAAGACCCGCTGTACATGGGCCTGTACCAGGAGCGAGATAATTCTCAGGTCtacgatgatctgattgatgagtTCATGGAAGCTGTGGTGGACAAATACGGGCAGGGCACACTCATCCAGTTTGAGGACTTTGGGAACCACAATGCCTTCCGCTTCCTCAGGAAGTACAGGGAGAAGTACTGCACCTTCAACGACGACATCCAAG GCACTGCAGCTGTAGCCCTTGCTGGTCTGTTGGCAGCTCAGAGAGCCATTGGCAAACCCATCACTGAACATCGGGTGCTTTTCTTGGGAGCTGGAGAG GCTGCACTTGGTATTGCCAATCTGATCGTCATGGCGATGATGGAGAAGGGAATGTCCCAAACTGAGGCCAGAAATAAGATCTGGTTGTTCGATAAACATGGCTTACTTGTAAAG GGCCGACAGGAGGAGACGGACACTAACCAGGAGGCGTTTCTCCATGACAGTCCAGGGTCCGTGCAGAGCTTCCTGGATGCCGTCAACACCATCAAACCCACAGCTATTATTG GTGTTTCCGGAGCTGGCCGTCTGTTCACTCACGATGTCCTCAAAGCCATGGGAACTATGAACAACCGACCAATCATCTTTGCCCTGAGTAACCCCACCACTAAAGCAGAGTGCACAGCAGAGGATGCCTACACACTAACTGAT GGCAGATGTCTTTTTGCTAGTGGCAGTCCTTTCGGTCCAGTGACTCTGAGCGATGGGCGCGTCATCACTCCTGGACAAGGGAACAACGCTTACATCTTTCCAG GTGTGGCCTTGGCTGTGATCCTGAGTGGAGTGAGACACATCAGTGACACCGTGTTCCTAGAGGCTGCTAAG ACCCTTGCAGAGCAGCTGACCGATGAAGAGCTGGCAGAAGGCAGACTCTATCCTCCGCTCTCCAACATCAGAGAGGTCTCTCTCCAGATGGCTGTCAAG GTGGTGGAGTTTGTCTATGCTAAAGGCATGGCGTTTAGCTACCCTGAGCCTGTGGACAAGGAGAGCTTTGTACGGGATACTGTGTGGGACACCGACTACGACTCCTTCCTGCCAGACACTTACGAATGGCCAGGTGTCAGCTACAGCCCCAAGACTGACGAGAAATAG